Proteins encoded together in one Etheostoma cragini isolate CJK2018 chromosome 11, CSU_Ecrag_1.0, whole genome shotgun sequence window:
- the LOC117952783 gene encoding probable phospholipid-transporting ATPase IH isoform X2 gives MDFTQLRNIISRYCVGEEIWVDSRTVYIGHKEPPPGAEAYILQRYPDNRIVSSKYTFWNFIPKNLFEQFRRIANFYFLGIFLVQLIIDTPTSPVTSGLPLFFVITVTAIKQGYEDWLRHKADCSINECPVDVVQQGKVVRTQSHKLRVGDIVVVREDETFPCDLILLSSSRHDGTCYVTTASLDGESSHKTYYAVQDTMAFRTEQEVDSLHATIECEQPQPDLYKFVGRINIYKDKEEPVARPLGAENLLLRGATLKNTQHIYAVAVYTGMETKMALNYQSKSQKRSAVEKSMNAFLIVYLCILISKAVINTVLKYAWQWSPDRDEPWYNHRTENERQRHMVIRAFTDFLAFMVLFNYIIPVSMYVTVEMQKFLGSYFITWDEEMFDEELGEGAQVNTSDLNEELGQVEYVFTDKTGTLTENNMEFIECCVDGNVYIPHAICNGQILSAASSIDMIDSSPGGYRREHEDLFFRALCLCHTVQVKEEETVDGIKRGIHQGRPTSFYISSSPDEVALVEGMKRLGYTYLRLKDNYMEILNKDDDIERFELLHVLNFDSVRRRMSVIVRSSSGEYLLFCKGADSSIFPRVVSGKLEQVKARVEQNAIEGLRTLCVAYRRLSECEYQEACHHLNEAKLALQDREQRLAQAYDIIEKDFVLLGATAVEDRLQEKAADTIESLHKAGMKVWVLTGDKMETAAATCYASKLFRRSTQILELTKKRTEEQSLHDVLFELNRTVLRQRSISGLSVDCLDFGLIIDGATLSAVLKANQERAGSGNYREIFLEICRNCSAVLCCRMAPLQKAQIVKLIKASKEHPITLAIGDGANDVSMILEAHVGIGIMGKEGRQAARNSDYAIPKFKHLKKMLLVHGHYYYIRIAELVQYFFYKNVCFIFPQFLYQFFCGFSQQPLYDTAYLTLYNISFTSLPILLYSLVEQHITMETLKRDPSLYRDIAKNSLLRWPVFLYWTCLGVFDAVIFFFGAYFLFDNTTFTSNGQMFGNWTFGTLVFTVLVFTVTLKLALDTHHWTWINHFVIWGSLLFYVIFSLLWGGIIWPFLNYQRMYYVFMQMLSSGPAWLSIILLITVSLLPDVIKKVLCRTMCPTATERAQDHEKLLWGGVAELTPKSSRQSLKDTSTDSSQLHLCAAEMMSLCRSDPFSQKLLVHLAEGGGADLCSFSPYVLRLSGAGFAYYAPGPETSV, from the exons GGCTACGAGGACTGGCTCAGACACAAGGCTGACTGCTCTATAAACGAGTGTCCGGTGGACGTGGTGCAGCAGGGGAAGGTGGTGAGGACACAAAGTCACAAACTACGG GTGGGGGACATTGTCGTGGTGAGGGAGGACGAGACTTTCCCCTGTGACCTAATCCTGCTCTCTTCCAGCCGCCATGATGGGACCTGCTATGTCACCACAGCCAGCCTGGACGGGGAGTCCAGTCACAAG ACCTATTATGCTGTACAAGATACCATGGCCTTTAGAACGGAGCAGGAGGTGGATTCGCTACATGCCACTATTGAATGTGAACAACCACAGCCTGACCTCTACAA ATTTGTGGGACGCATCAATATTTACAAGGACAAAGAAGAGCCTGTGGCTAG ACCACTTGGGGCTGAGAATTTGCTCCTTAGAGGAGCCACACTGAAGAACACACAACATATTTATG CTGTTGCAGTTTACACTGGTATGGAGACTAAGATGGCACTTAATTACCAGTCTAAATCTCAGAAGCGCTCTGCTGTAGAAAA GTCGATGAATGCCTTTTTGATAGTGTATCTGTGCATCTTGATCAGTAAAGCGGTGATCAACACTGTTCTGAAATATGCTTGGCAGTGGTCTCCAGACAGAGACGAGCCCTGGTACAACCACAGGACCGAGAACGAGCGCCAGCGCCACATG GTGATCAGAGCATTCACAGACTTCCTGGCCTTCATGGTCTTGTTCAATTACATTATCCCAGTGTCTATGTACGTGACGGTGGAGATGCAGAAATTCCTGGGCTCCTATTTCATCACCTGGGATGAGGAAATGTTTGATGAAGAGCTGGGAGAGGGTGCTCAGGTCAACACCTCTGACTTGAATGAAGAGCTGGGACAG GTGGAGTATGTGTTTACTGACAAAACAGGAACTCTCACTGAGAACAACATGGAGTTTATTGAATGCTGCGTTGATGGGAACGTCTACATCCCGCATGCCATCTGCAACGGCCAAATCCTCAGTGCTGCGTCCAGTATAGACATGATTGACTCCTCACCTGGAGGATACAGGAGA gAACACGAGGACCTGTTTTTCCGGGCGCTGTGTCTGTGTCACACAGTGcaggtgaaggaggaggagacggTGGATGGCATCAAGAGGGGCATCCACCAGGGCAGGCCCACCTCCTTCTACATCTCTTCCTCACCAGATGAGGTTGCTTTGGTGGAGGGAATGAAAAG GCTGGGTTACACCTATCTGAGACTAAAAGACAACTACATGGAGATCCTCAACAAAGACGATGACATTGAAAG GTTTGAGCTGCTCCATGTACTAAACTTTGACTCTGTCAGGAGGAGAATGAGCGTCATAGTCAGGTCAAGCTCAG GCGAATACCTGCTGTTTTGTAAGGGGGCAGACTCGTCCATTTTTCCTCGGGTAGTATCTGGGAAGTTGGAGCAGGTTAAAGCCCGGGTGGAACAGAATGCTATA GAGGGGCTGCGTACTCTGTGTGTTGCTTATCGAAGGCTGTCAGAGTGCGAATACCAAGAGGCGTGTCATCACCTGAACGAAGCCAAGCTGGCCCTGCAGGACAGGGAGCAGAGGCTGGCGCAGGCCTATGACATCATTGAGAAAGACTTTGTGCTTCTGGGTGCTACGGCAGTGGAGGACAG GCTCCAGGAGAAAGCTGCAGACACCATTGAGTCactgcacaaggctgggatgaAAGTCTGGGTCCTGACAGGGGACAAGATGGAGACGGCAGCGGCTACCTGCTATGCCAGCAAGCTGTTCCGTCGCAGCACCCAAATCCTGGAGCTGACCAAAAAACGCACAGAAGAGCAGAGTCTGCATGATGTTCTGTTTGAACTGAACAGGACGGTTCTCAGACAACGCTCTATTTCTGG GTTGTCGGTAGACTGCCTCGACTTTGGCCTGATCATCGACGGAGCCACTCTGTCAGCAGTGCTAAAGGCCAACCAGGAGCGTGCCGGTTCGGGCAATTACAGAGAAATCTTTCTTGAGATTTGTCGCAACTGTAGCGCTGTGCTCTGCTGTCGCATGGCACCACTGCAGAAAGCACAG ATTGTGAAGCTAATTAAAGCTTCTAAAGAGCACCCCATAACCCTCGCCATCGGCGATGGGGCCAACGATGTCAGCATGATCTTGGAAGCGCATGTGGGCATTG GCATCATGGGTAAAGAGGGCCGACAGGCAGCAAGGAACAGTGACTATGCCATCCCGAAGTTTAAACACCTGAAGAAGATGCTACTCGTTCATGGCCACTACTATTACATCCGAATTGCTGAACTTGTTCAGTACTTCTTCTACAAG aatgTTTGCTTCATCTTCCCTCAGTTCCTGTACCAGTTCTTCTGTGGGTTCTCCCAGCAG CCTCTGTACGACACCGCCTATTTGACGTTGTACAACATCAGCTTCACCTCGCTCCCCATCCTCCTCTACAGCCTGGTTGAGCAGCACATCACCATGGAGACACTCAAGAGGGACCCCTCCTTGTACAG GGACATAGCGAAGAACTCTCTCCTCCGCTGGCCTGTCTTCCTGTATTGGACGTGCCTGGGTGTATTTGACGCTGTTATCTTCTTCTTTGGTGCCTACTTCCTGTTTGACAACACCACCTTCACCAGCAATGGCCAG ATGTTTGGGAACTGGACCTTTGGGACTCTCGTCTTTACTGTACTGGTGTTCACAGTTACGCTCAAG cttgCCTTGGACACACACCACTGGACCTGGATTAATCACTTTGTCATCTGGGGGTCACTTCTTTTCTatgttattttctctcttctctgggGAGGCATCATCTG GCCTTTCCTGAACTACCAGAGGATGTACTACGTGTTCATGCAGATGCTGTCTAGTGGTCCGGCGTGGCTCAGCATCATCTTGCTCATAACGGTCAGCTTGCTGCCAGATGTCATCAAGAAGGTCCTCTGCAGGACCATGTGTCCTACAGCCACCGAACGTGCACAG GATCATGAGAAGCTGTTGTGGGGTGGTGTGGCCGAGTTGACTCCAAAGTCCTCTCGTCAATCCCTCAAAGACACAAGCACGGACTCCTCTCAACTCCACCTCTGTGCTGCAGAGATGATGTCACTCTGCAGGTCTGATCCCTTTTCCCAGAAACTACTGGTCCACTTGGCAGAAGGTGGAGGGGCAGACTTGTGCTCTTTCAGCCCCTACGTGCTCCGACTCTCAGGGGCGGGATTTGCCTACTACGCTCCAGGGCCGGAGACCTCCGTGTGA
- the LOC117952783 gene encoding probable phospholipid-transporting ATPase IH isoform X1: MDFTQLRNIISRYCVGEEIWVDSRTVYIGHKEPPPGAEAYILQRYPDNRIVSSKYTFWNFIPKNLFEQFRRIANFYFLGIFLVQLIIDTPTSPVTSGLPLFFVITVTAIKQGYEDWLRHKADCSINECPVDVVQQGKVVRTQSHKLRVGDIVVVREDETFPCDLILLSSSRHDGTCYVTTASLDGESSHKTYYAVQDTMAFRTEQEVDSLHATIECEQPQPDLYKFVGRINIYKDKEEPVARPLGAENLLLRGATLKNTQHIYAVAVYTGMETKMALNYQSKSQKRSAVEKSMNAFLIVYLCILISKAVINTVLKYAWQWSPDRDEPWYNHRTENERQRHMVIRAFTDFLAFMVLFNYIIPVSMYVTVEMQKFLGSYFITWDEEMFDEELGEGAQVNTSDLNEELGQVEYVFTDKTGTLTENNMEFIECCVDGNVYIPHAICNGQILSAASSIDMIDSSPGGYRREHEDLFFRALCLCHTVQVKEEETVDGIKRGIHQGRPTSFYISSSPDEVALVEGMKRLGYTYLRLKDNYMEILNKDDDIERFELLHVLNFDSVRRRMSVIVRSSSGEYLLFCKGADSSIFPRVVSGKLEQVKARVEQNAIEGLRTLCVAYRRLSECEYQEACHHLNEAKLALQDREQRLAQAYDIIEKDFVLLGATAVEDRLQEKAADTIESLHKAGMKVWVLTGDKMETAAATCYASKLFRRSTQILELTKKRTEEQSLHDVLFELNRTVLRQRSISGLSVDCLDFGLIIDGATLSAVLKANQERAGSGNYREIFLEICRNCSAVLCCRMAPLQKAQIVKLIKASKEHPITLAIGDGANDVSMILEAHVGIGIMGKEGRQAARNSDYAIPKFKHLKKMLLVHGHYYYIRIAELVQYFFYKNVCFIFPQFLYQFFCGFSQQPLYDTAYLTLYNISFTSLPILLYSLVEQHITMETLKRDPSLYRDIAKNSLLRWPVFLYWTCLGVFDAVIFFFGAYFLFDNTTFTSNGQLMTTNTQMMFGNWTFGTLVFTVLVFTVTLKLALDTHHWTWINHFVIWGSLLFYVIFSLLWGGIIWPFLNYQRMYYVFMQMLSSGPAWLSIILLITVSLLPDVIKKVLCRTMCPTATERAQDHEKLLWGGVAELTPKSSRQSLKDTSTDSSQLHLCAAEMMSLCRSDPFSQKLLVHLAEGGGADLCSFSPYVLRLSGAGFAYYAPGPETSV; the protein is encoded by the exons GGCTACGAGGACTGGCTCAGACACAAGGCTGACTGCTCTATAAACGAGTGTCCGGTGGACGTGGTGCAGCAGGGGAAGGTGGTGAGGACACAAAGTCACAAACTACGG GTGGGGGACATTGTCGTGGTGAGGGAGGACGAGACTTTCCCCTGTGACCTAATCCTGCTCTCTTCCAGCCGCCATGATGGGACCTGCTATGTCACCACAGCCAGCCTGGACGGGGAGTCCAGTCACAAG ACCTATTATGCTGTACAAGATACCATGGCCTTTAGAACGGAGCAGGAGGTGGATTCGCTACATGCCACTATTGAATGTGAACAACCACAGCCTGACCTCTACAA ATTTGTGGGACGCATCAATATTTACAAGGACAAAGAAGAGCCTGTGGCTAG ACCACTTGGGGCTGAGAATTTGCTCCTTAGAGGAGCCACACTGAAGAACACACAACATATTTATG CTGTTGCAGTTTACACTGGTATGGAGACTAAGATGGCACTTAATTACCAGTCTAAATCTCAGAAGCGCTCTGCTGTAGAAAA GTCGATGAATGCCTTTTTGATAGTGTATCTGTGCATCTTGATCAGTAAAGCGGTGATCAACACTGTTCTGAAATATGCTTGGCAGTGGTCTCCAGACAGAGACGAGCCCTGGTACAACCACAGGACCGAGAACGAGCGCCAGCGCCACATG GTGATCAGAGCATTCACAGACTTCCTGGCCTTCATGGTCTTGTTCAATTACATTATCCCAGTGTCTATGTACGTGACGGTGGAGATGCAGAAATTCCTGGGCTCCTATTTCATCACCTGGGATGAGGAAATGTTTGATGAAGAGCTGGGAGAGGGTGCTCAGGTCAACACCTCTGACTTGAATGAAGAGCTGGGACAG GTGGAGTATGTGTTTACTGACAAAACAGGAACTCTCACTGAGAACAACATGGAGTTTATTGAATGCTGCGTTGATGGGAACGTCTACATCCCGCATGCCATCTGCAACGGCCAAATCCTCAGTGCTGCGTCCAGTATAGACATGATTGACTCCTCACCTGGAGGATACAGGAGA gAACACGAGGACCTGTTTTTCCGGGCGCTGTGTCTGTGTCACACAGTGcaggtgaaggaggaggagacggTGGATGGCATCAAGAGGGGCATCCACCAGGGCAGGCCCACCTCCTTCTACATCTCTTCCTCACCAGATGAGGTTGCTTTGGTGGAGGGAATGAAAAG GCTGGGTTACACCTATCTGAGACTAAAAGACAACTACATGGAGATCCTCAACAAAGACGATGACATTGAAAG GTTTGAGCTGCTCCATGTACTAAACTTTGACTCTGTCAGGAGGAGAATGAGCGTCATAGTCAGGTCAAGCTCAG GCGAATACCTGCTGTTTTGTAAGGGGGCAGACTCGTCCATTTTTCCTCGGGTAGTATCTGGGAAGTTGGAGCAGGTTAAAGCCCGGGTGGAACAGAATGCTATA GAGGGGCTGCGTACTCTGTGTGTTGCTTATCGAAGGCTGTCAGAGTGCGAATACCAAGAGGCGTGTCATCACCTGAACGAAGCCAAGCTGGCCCTGCAGGACAGGGAGCAGAGGCTGGCGCAGGCCTATGACATCATTGAGAAAGACTTTGTGCTTCTGGGTGCTACGGCAGTGGAGGACAG GCTCCAGGAGAAAGCTGCAGACACCATTGAGTCactgcacaaggctgggatgaAAGTCTGGGTCCTGACAGGGGACAAGATGGAGACGGCAGCGGCTACCTGCTATGCCAGCAAGCTGTTCCGTCGCAGCACCCAAATCCTGGAGCTGACCAAAAAACGCACAGAAGAGCAGAGTCTGCATGATGTTCTGTTTGAACTGAACAGGACGGTTCTCAGACAACGCTCTATTTCTGG GTTGTCGGTAGACTGCCTCGACTTTGGCCTGATCATCGACGGAGCCACTCTGTCAGCAGTGCTAAAGGCCAACCAGGAGCGTGCCGGTTCGGGCAATTACAGAGAAATCTTTCTTGAGATTTGTCGCAACTGTAGCGCTGTGCTCTGCTGTCGCATGGCACCACTGCAGAAAGCACAG ATTGTGAAGCTAATTAAAGCTTCTAAAGAGCACCCCATAACCCTCGCCATCGGCGATGGGGCCAACGATGTCAGCATGATCTTGGAAGCGCATGTGGGCATTG GCATCATGGGTAAAGAGGGCCGACAGGCAGCAAGGAACAGTGACTATGCCATCCCGAAGTTTAAACACCTGAAGAAGATGCTACTCGTTCATGGCCACTACTATTACATCCGAATTGCTGAACTTGTTCAGTACTTCTTCTACAAG aatgTTTGCTTCATCTTCCCTCAGTTCCTGTACCAGTTCTTCTGTGGGTTCTCCCAGCAG CCTCTGTACGACACCGCCTATTTGACGTTGTACAACATCAGCTTCACCTCGCTCCCCATCCTCCTCTACAGCCTGGTTGAGCAGCACATCACCATGGAGACACTCAAGAGGGACCCCTCCTTGTACAG GGACATAGCGAAGAACTCTCTCCTCCGCTGGCCTGTCTTCCTGTATTGGACGTGCCTGGGTGTATTTGACGCTGTTATCTTCTTCTTTGGTGCCTACTTCCTGTTTGACAACACCACCTTCACCAGCAATGGCCAG CTTATGACCACCAACACACAGATG ATGTTTGGGAACTGGACCTTTGGGACTCTCGTCTTTACTGTACTGGTGTTCACAGTTACGCTCAAG cttgCCTTGGACACACACCACTGGACCTGGATTAATCACTTTGTCATCTGGGGGTCACTTCTTTTCTatgttattttctctcttctctgggGAGGCATCATCTG GCCTTTCCTGAACTACCAGAGGATGTACTACGTGTTCATGCAGATGCTGTCTAGTGGTCCGGCGTGGCTCAGCATCATCTTGCTCATAACGGTCAGCTTGCTGCCAGATGTCATCAAGAAGGTCCTCTGCAGGACCATGTGTCCTACAGCCACCGAACGTGCACAG GATCATGAGAAGCTGTTGTGGGGTGGTGTGGCCGAGTTGACTCCAAAGTCCTCTCGTCAATCCCTCAAAGACACAAGCACGGACTCCTCTCAACTCCACCTCTGTGCTGCAGAGATGATGTCACTCTGCAGGTCTGATCCCTTTTCCCAGAAACTACTGGTCCACTTGGCAGAAGGTGGAGGGGCAGACTTGTGCTCTTTCAGCCCCTACGTGCTCCGACTCTCAGGGGCGGGATTTGCCTACTACGCTCCAGGGCCGGAGACCTCCGTGTGA
- the LOC117952783 gene encoding probable phospholipid-transporting ATPase IH isoform X3 has translation MDFTQLRNIISRYCVGEEIWVDSRTVYIGHKEPPPGAEAYILQRYPDNRIVSSKYTFWNFIPKNLFEQFRRIANFYFLGIFLVQLIIDTPTSPVTSGLPLFFVITVTAIKQVGDIVVVREDETFPCDLILLSSSRHDGTCYVTTASLDGESSHKTYYAVQDTMAFRTEQEVDSLHATIECEQPQPDLYKFVGRINIYKDKEEPVARPLGAENLLLRGATLKNTQHIYAVAVYTGMETKMALNYQSKSQKRSAVEKSMNAFLIVYLCILISKAVINTVLKYAWQWSPDRDEPWYNHRTENERQRHMVIRAFTDFLAFMVLFNYIIPVSMYVTVEMQKFLGSYFITWDEEMFDEELGEGAQVNTSDLNEELGQVEYVFTDKTGTLTENNMEFIECCVDGNVYIPHAICNGQILSAASSIDMIDSSPGGYRREHEDLFFRALCLCHTVQVKEEETVDGIKRGIHQGRPTSFYISSSPDEVALVEGMKRLGYTYLRLKDNYMEILNKDDDIERFELLHVLNFDSVRRRMSVIVRSSSGEYLLFCKGADSSIFPRVVSGKLEQVKARVEQNAIEGLRTLCVAYRRLSECEYQEACHHLNEAKLALQDREQRLAQAYDIIEKDFVLLGATAVEDRLQEKAADTIESLHKAGMKVWVLTGDKMETAAATCYASKLFRRSTQILELTKKRTEEQSLHDVLFELNRTVLRQRSISGLSVDCLDFGLIIDGATLSAVLKANQERAGSGNYREIFLEICRNCSAVLCCRMAPLQKAQIVKLIKASKEHPITLAIGDGANDVSMILEAHVGIGIMGKEGRQAARNSDYAIPKFKHLKKMLLVHGHYYYIRIAELVQYFFYKNVCFIFPQFLYQFFCGFSQQPLYDTAYLTLYNISFTSLPILLYSLVEQHITMETLKRDPSLYRDIAKNSLLRWPVFLYWTCLGVFDAVIFFFGAYFLFDNTTFTSNGQLMTTNTQMMFGNWTFGTLVFTVLVFTVTLKLALDTHHWTWINHFVIWGSLLFYVIFSLLWGGIIWPFLNYQRMYYVFMQMLSSGPAWLSIILLITVSLLPDVIKKVLCRTMCPTATERAQDHEKLLWGGVAELTPKSSRQSLKDTSTDSSQLHLCAAEMMSLCRSDPFSQKLLVHLAEGGGADLCSFSPYVLRLSGAGFAYYAPGPETSV, from the exons GTGGGGGACATTGTCGTGGTGAGGGAGGACGAGACTTTCCCCTGTGACCTAATCCTGCTCTCTTCCAGCCGCCATGATGGGACCTGCTATGTCACCACAGCCAGCCTGGACGGGGAGTCCAGTCACAAG ACCTATTATGCTGTACAAGATACCATGGCCTTTAGAACGGAGCAGGAGGTGGATTCGCTACATGCCACTATTGAATGTGAACAACCACAGCCTGACCTCTACAA ATTTGTGGGACGCATCAATATTTACAAGGACAAAGAAGAGCCTGTGGCTAG ACCACTTGGGGCTGAGAATTTGCTCCTTAGAGGAGCCACACTGAAGAACACACAACATATTTATG CTGTTGCAGTTTACACTGGTATGGAGACTAAGATGGCACTTAATTACCAGTCTAAATCTCAGAAGCGCTCTGCTGTAGAAAA GTCGATGAATGCCTTTTTGATAGTGTATCTGTGCATCTTGATCAGTAAAGCGGTGATCAACACTGTTCTGAAATATGCTTGGCAGTGGTCTCCAGACAGAGACGAGCCCTGGTACAACCACAGGACCGAGAACGAGCGCCAGCGCCACATG GTGATCAGAGCATTCACAGACTTCCTGGCCTTCATGGTCTTGTTCAATTACATTATCCCAGTGTCTATGTACGTGACGGTGGAGATGCAGAAATTCCTGGGCTCCTATTTCATCACCTGGGATGAGGAAATGTTTGATGAAGAGCTGGGAGAGGGTGCTCAGGTCAACACCTCTGACTTGAATGAAGAGCTGGGACAG GTGGAGTATGTGTTTACTGACAAAACAGGAACTCTCACTGAGAACAACATGGAGTTTATTGAATGCTGCGTTGATGGGAACGTCTACATCCCGCATGCCATCTGCAACGGCCAAATCCTCAGTGCTGCGTCCAGTATAGACATGATTGACTCCTCACCTGGAGGATACAGGAGA gAACACGAGGACCTGTTTTTCCGGGCGCTGTGTCTGTGTCACACAGTGcaggtgaaggaggaggagacggTGGATGGCATCAAGAGGGGCATCCACCAGGGCAGGCCCACCTCCTTCTACATCTCTTCCTCACCAGATGAGGTTGCTTTGGTGGAGGGAATGAAAAG GCTGGGTTACACCTATCTGAGACTAAAAGACAACTACATGGAGATCCTCAACAAAGACGATGACATTGAAAG GTTTGAGCTGCTCCATGTACTAAACTTTGACTCTGTCAGGAGGAGAATGAGCGTCATAGTCAGGTCAAGCTCAG GCGAATACCTGCTGTTTTGTAAGGGGGCAGACTCGTCCATTTTTCCTCGGGTAGTATCTGGGAAGTTGGAGCAGGTTAAAGCCCGGGTGGAACAGAATGCTATA GAGGGGCTGCGTACTCTGTGTGTTGCTTATCGAAGGCTGTCAGAGTGCGAATACCAAGAGGCGTGTCATCACCTGAACGAAGCCAAGCTGGCCCTGCAGGACAGGGAGCAGAGGCTGGCGCAGGCCTATGACATCATTGAGAAAGACTTTGTGCTTCTGGGTGCTACGGCAGTGGAGGACAG GCTCCAGGAGAAAGCTGCAGACACCATTGAGTCactgcacaaggctgggatgaAAGTCTGGGTCCTGACAGGGGACAAGATGGAGACGGCAGCGGCTACCTGCTATGCCAGCAAGCTGTTCCGTCGCAGCACCCAAATCCTGGAGCTGACCAAAAAACGCACAGAAGAGCAGAGTCTGCATGATGTTCTGTTTGAACTGAACAGGACGGTTCTCAGACAACGCTCTATTTCTGG GTTGTCGGTAGACTGCCTCGACTTTGGCCTGATCATCGACGGAGCCACTCTGTCAGCAGTGCTAAAGGCCAACCAGGAGCGTGCCGGTTCGGGCAATTACAGAGAAATCTTTCTTGAGATTTGTCGCAACTGTAGCGCTGTGCTCTGCTGTCGCATGGCACCACTGCAGAAAGCACAG ATTGTGAAGCTAATTAAAGCTTCTAAAGAGCACCCCATAACCCTCGCCATCGGCGATGGGGCCAACGATGTCAGCATGATCTTGGAAGCGCATGTGGGCATTG GCATCATGGGTAAAGAGGGCCGACAGGCAGCAAGGAACAGTGACTATGCCATCCCGAAGTTTAAACACCTGAAGAAGATGCTACTCGTTCATGGCCACTACTATTACATCCGAATTGCTGAACTTGTTCAGTACTTCTTCTACAAG aatgTTTGCTTCATCTTCCCTCAGTTCCTGTACCAGTTCTTCTGTGGGTTCTCCCAGCAG CCTCTGTACGACACCGCCTATTTGACGTTGTACAACATCAGCTTCACCTCGCTCCCCATCCTCCTCTACAGCCTGGTTGAGCAGCACATCACCATGGAGACACTCAAGAGGGACCCCTCCTTGTACAG GGACATAGCGAAGAACTCTCTCCTCCGCTGGCCTGTCTTCCTGTATTGGACGTGCCTGGGTGTATTTGACGCTGTTATCTTCTTCTTTGGTGCCTACTTCCTGTTTGACAACACCACCTTCACCAGCAATGGCCAG CTTATGACCACCAACACACAGATG ATGTTTGGGAACTGGACCTTTGGGACTCTCGTCTTTACTGTACTGGTGTTCACAGTTACGCTCAAG cttgCCTTGGACACACACCACTGGACCTGGATTAATCACTTTGTCATCTGGGGGTCACTTCTTTTCTatgttattttctctcttctctgggGAGGCATCATCTG GCCTTTCCTGAACTACCAGAGGATGTACTACGTGTTCATGCAGATGCTGTCTAGTGGTCCGGCGTGGCTCAGCATCATCTTGCTCATAACGGTCAGCTTGCTGCCAGATGTCATCAAGAAGGTCCTCTGCAGGACCATGTGTCCTACAGCCACCGAACGTGCACAG GATCATGAGAAGCTGTTGTGGGGTGGTGTGGCCGAGTTGACTCCAAAGTCCTCTCGTCAATCCCTCAAAGACACAAGCACGGACTCCTCTCAACTCCACCTCTGTGCTGCAGAGATGATGTCACTCTGCAGGTCTGATCCCTTTTCCCAGAAACTACTGGTCCACTTGGCAGAAGGTGGAGGGGCAGACTTGTGCTCTTTCAGCCCCTACGTGCTCCGACTCTCAGGGGCGGGATTTGCCTACTACGCTCCAGGGCCGGAGACCTCCGTGTGA